DNA from Kryptolebias marmoratus isolate JLee-2015 linkage group LG8, ASM164957v2, whole genome shotgun sequence:
AGACCTCAGTGGTGGTGGATGTCGTTAGTAGACCTAGAGAAGGTGAGAATTTCTTGTCGTCACGTGAatgccctttttttctttgtgcataaAACCTAACATACACCTTTTCCACCGTTGTTCCTGTGCATTCGTAATGGCTTCACAGATGGCTTCACTGGCATCTACAGCTCTCAGTTGTCGCCCCGGTGCTGGTCTGCTGACAGTCAGCGTGTTATTGTCGCTTCTCCTCAGCGCAGCCGCAAGGTAGGTTCAGCTACCAGCAAATagatgaggggggaaaaaataaactggagCAGAGAACATGAGTCTCCTAAATGTTTATGTGTTCCATGTTTGATCAGATGAATAAGttgatatatttttgttttttttttagaatcttTTAGTGGTGGATATAAATACAGGCAGCATCACCTCTCTGACTGCAAGTTAGTCACTCAGTATacattgttgttattattattattattattgttttttttatatatacttaATAGGTTATGATCTTGTTTGTCGTAGAGTCTGATATTGGTAACTGGTGTCTGCTGAACATAGAGAGAGATCTGATGGTGGTCAGCTGCTCCTCTCCCAACTTCCCTCCAAGTCTGGTAGGCTCacttttataaagaaaacatttttggatgttttcatTTGGTATAAGCTAACTATAGTGTGGACTTCCACATTAATGGAATCTTTGGGAAGAGTTTATTGGGGCTTAaattgttctgtgtttttgcgTGTAGAGAGTGGGTTTCCTTCCAGGCAGAGATTCTCAGGATGAAGTCGTTTGGGTTCATTTGGAAGAATCTCAGTCAATGCCAGAAATTGATTGGCAGATCATGACTTTCACGCCTCCCCCAGAGCAAGAAAACAGTCAATACCGTaagaatattatttttaatctgttctTTGTTTCTCGGAAGTCACGAGCGAAGGACGTTAACtttgaaagacatttttgtatgtttcagtCCCAACGTTTTAGAGGCAGAAGTTAGATTTGTCCTCTTGTCTAGTGCATTAGATTTCCTTATACCCATAAAAATTGTGTATTTGTGAACTATATTTACAGTTAACAGTTTAAAGAATATCACTGATTTTTTGTAATTGCCACAAAGgaattgctttgttttaaaggtcaTTAAGTTCAAGAAAAATATAAGAAGACTTGGagttattcacaaaaaaaaaaacctttatttggAAATATATTTATCTGTTCAACAAAGTTAATATTCACTGTAAGAAGCACATTGTAGAAGAACAGGACAGCTAATGTTCACTGTCTGTTTGTACCTTTATTGATATAAAACATAACCAAAATGTCCAGGCAACCCTGTCTTCAACAAGGACAAACATTTGGTAAGAACAGAGCTCAATATTATCGCTGCTGACATGTTTTACTGTCTTCTAGCGGGCCTCGATTTTGAAGGTTTGCTGCTGAAACCGAAGGAGGTCAAAGGCGACACGAAGCTGCCTCTAATTGTCATCcctcatggtttgtttttttcaatcttgcttttttaattaattatttgttatatgatgcaaagaaaatgaaaatattgatAGTATATGTTGTCAAAATCGTTGTCCAATGTCAACCTCTTCTtatactgggaaaaaaaacttacgttatgaagtatttatttttagattcagTTCAGTTCGGAGCAGCTGCTAATAAATTAACATTGTTGTGGTTGCTATGACGATGGAGtgttaaattatattctgacaacaaaacaaactagtGCCTATAGCTCTCTTGGtctattaacatttaaaatgtgtcgAGCACGAGCCATGTATTTAATTTGTAGCTTGTTTTCATTAGGTGGTCCTCACACTGTGATTGTTGCCGAATGGCTTCTGTCGCCCTCTGTGCTGTGCAGGATGGGCTTTGCTGTGTTACAGGGTAAGTTTGCTCGACAACATTTCATCTGATACACTAACAGAGCAGCCATTGTTTGGCGACTCGGAGTCGTCTGCTCGAAAATTCTCTTTTTAGCTTGCAAGAAAATCCAAAAccaacttttttgtttcatggcAGGATGTAGAGTTTTCTTAATCATGTACAAGGTGAGAGCATGAATACATATagatttttatcttcttatatagttatttgttttaacattttcataaGTTTTATTTCATAAGTTGTCACAAATTATAACTCCTGATGGTGAGAGCTGAGCAAAAATGCAATACATGAGcaaattttcctcttttttttagttttcgtTGGACCAAGGTTAGCAATATCCTTGTGCTCAAATTCCAGACCAGATCTAGGTTTTCCTGTAGCAAAGCAGTTCTTATCACCTAACCCGGACTCAGTGTGCAGTTCCGATATGGATCCTGTTCAGCCATTGTTTCACATCCTCCAGTAAACCTGTGGTATTGTGTTTTACGTATGAAGCAGTCATTGTGGGTTTTCAGTTCCTCTTTATGCTTATATAATCCATACAGCTGcataaaaagatgtttaaattgCACAACCTACACATTGTCCCGCCATTTCATTCCCTAGCCTTCTCATTAAGGCTGTGttgattaaatttaattagatttctttctttttatatatatatatatctgtctgaaatttcagttttatagCCCAACATCTTGTTTCTAAGCTAGAGTGGCCTTGTTTCCtccatttaattattttcttcactCATGCCTCTCGACAACAAATAAACGTCGTCTCCAGTCGTATCAGAAAGTCAGTGTTTTCAGCTCAACAGGGAACAGCAGCCACTGTGTTATGGTTCTAAACTCACGTGGCACAAGATAAACTATCAGTTCCTAAATCACGTCCACCAAGGGTTCGCACAGTGGAAAGTACCAGAAACCAGCGACGGCTGGTTCTGATGGCTGGGATACCTGCTCTCTGAACACAGGAGAGGGGCGATGAGGCATTCAAGTGTTCACAACCAGTCAGACTGTCCAACATTGATTGTTCAGTTCAGTGTTTGACACCCAAGAAGTCTTTGCTGTCAGTAAAGGCCAAATACTTTGCAAGTGTTTAGTCAAAGAACTCATGAGAATCCACATTCTTCAAGTTTCTTTAAGACGTACAATTTGGCTTCTAAGTGTGTTCAGCTGTAGAAGAAAACATAATGTTAGTTTCAGTATTAATTCTGCTCAtgattgtgtgttttatgtttttagtgaACTACCGTGGCTCTCTTGGGTATGGCCAGGACAGCATCCTGTCCTTGCTGGGCAACGTGGGTGCCCAGGATGTCAAAGATGTTCAGGTaagaacaaaaccaacattaggaacaaaaacacaaagttgtatttcatttttttacctgtCGGAATGTATTACAAAGCAAACACATATTGCCTGAAAAAGTACGTTTTGCTCCTGTCGAAGAAACGACTTTAAGTGTAGCAATGTGATACCATTGTATATGTAGTTGGTTTCaatatttaatcaaataaaactggtAGTTGCCATAGTTGTAAGTCCCGAGTCATGGCAACagcacttttatttacttttcttgtttcgttcctctctctttctcctttaGTCTCCGTTTGGTTCACAGATGTCCGTTTTTtgcatgttgtttgtttttcttccaccaGTTTGCTGCTGAAAGCGTTCTGAGAAGCAGTGAGTTCGACGTGCAGAAAGTGGCAGTTTCCGGGGGCTCCCACGGGGGGTTCCTAGCATGCCATCTAATCGGCCAGTACCCAGAGTTCTACAAGGCCTGCGTGGCCCGCAACCCTGTCGTCAATTTAGCCTCGATGATCGGCAGCACCGACATCCCGGACTGGTAGGTCTCCCCGTCCACTTACCTCTACTCCTGTCCAAATTACTCATACGGCGGAAGTGTCCATCCTGCGCTAATAAACAACCGCggtgtatttatttatgataagtagtttatttaaacttgtgttCTTTATATTGCCGCTTCAGGTTTTGAGTGCTTATTAGTAAACCATATGTAAGCtgctaattaaataaatatatatatataggccCCAAAAACAAGTGAGTGAGATAACGGTTCTGTGTGTTTGAGCAGAATTGTGTTTCACAATCTGTATTGAGACCAAAGAGCCACGCAGTGATCAGTGTCTACCTGCTGCTGTTCTCCTGTGATTTTTGCAGGTGCATGGTTGAGGCTGGTTATGACTACAGTCCTGACCGTCTTCCTGATCCTGCCGTTTGGGAGCAAATGTTAAACAAGTCTCCCATTAAATATATACCTCAGGTACAGTATCTGTGTGAAAAATCTCTTTGTTTGCTGCTCATAACTTCAGTTCTTAATGAGATGTAACCTTTTCCTTTTAGGTTAAAACACCAGTGCTGCTTACTTTAGGGGAAGATGACAAGCGTGTGCCCAACAAGCAAGGAATCGAGTACTACAAAGCTCTGAAGGCAAAGCAGATCCCAGTTCGGTAAGCCAACTCAagcaggatttttttgttcttcttcttgttatAGTCGCTGTATAAGTTAAGTAGCTGCTGCCCCTTTGGTAATGCTCTGATGTGTATTGTTCAGGTTGCTGTGGTACCCAGGAAACAACCACTCTCTCTCCAAGGTGGACGCAGAATCTGACGGGTTTATGAACATCGCCTTGTGGATTATTCAGCACTTGAATCTGTGACGGTCAATTTTCGGCGAATCACATTAGAAGACACTACttcatgtgatttttattttcctgttttgcgATCCAATCTAAAGCCAAAGCATTGTAATCATTCTGCAGACAAAATGCACCTCATTTAATCTAACTTCTGTATGAATGGATAAATAGCAGTTTTAACATCACACTTGAATGACAGCGTCTTTGATTTTgtcagaaatgattttttttacagttattattcttacttctctttaaatacaacaaacagtaaaagggcttttcattgttttaactttaatgggTATGCAATAACAAGGAAAACTTGTTTTATAATCAGTCTGTTCAAGAGGTAATTGTTCTT
Protein-coding regions in this window:
- the apeh gene encoding acylamino-acid-releasing enzyme isoform X1; translation: MNRTLFAVRQFVSLRRSYCSAVCQVMTKPEDIAKLYRELSLFPSLSRADVGPVITSQYGGKYSNIYTEWSQRDLERNENVRFCRQYIVFHDDKSVVFSGASGNCTEIKGEVLSKDSPSGEMKAVVRECTVKGEEKQFLEIWSKNIKIKSINLTALKKHGKVYEDDQFGCLVWSHSETHLLYVAEKKRPKIESFFQTESPELSSIEDEEVTIRVEKKETVRGEQFAYHEDWGEALVSKSHPVLCVLDIEGDNVSVLEGVPDDISPGQAFWAPGDTGVVFVGWWHEPFRHGLKYCPNRRSSLFYVDLTGGKCEQLSSGTSAVYSPRLSPDQCRIVYLECSVYGAHMQCSKLCMYDWYTKKTSVVVDVVSRPREDGFTGIYSSQLSPRCWSADSQRVIVASPQRSRKNLLVVDINTGSITSLTAKSDIGNWCLLNIERDLMVVSCSSPNFPPSLRVGFLPGRDSQDEVVWVHLEESQSMPEIDWQIMTFTPPPEQENSQYPGLDFEGLLLKPKEVKGDTKLPLIVIPHGGPHTVIVAEWLLSPSVLCRMGFAVLQVNYRGSLGYGQDSILSLLGNVGAQDVKDVQFAAESVLRSSEFDVQKVAVSGGSHGGFLACHLIGQYPEFYKACVARNPVVNLASMIGSTDIPDWCMVEAGYDYSPDRLPDPAVWEQMLNKSPIKYIPQVKTPVLLTLGEDDKRVPNKQGIEYYKALKAKQIPVRLLWYPGNNHSLSKVDAESDGFMNIALWIIQHLNL
- the apeh gene encoding acylamino-acid-releasing enzyme isoform X2, coding for MGSRVMTKPEDIAKLYRELSLFPSLSRADVGPVITSQYGGKYSNIYTEWSQRDLERNENVRFCRQYIVFHDDKSVVFSGASGNCTEIKGEVLSKDSPSGEMKAVVRECTVKGEEKQFLEIWSKNIKIKSINLTALKKHGKVYEDDQFGCLVWSHSETHLLYVAEKKRPKIESFFQTESPELSSIEDEEVTIRVEKKETVRGEQFAYHEDWGEALVSKSHPVLCVLDIEGDNVSVLEGVPDDISPGQAFWAPGDTGVVFVGWWHEPFRHGLKYCPNRRSSLFYVDLTGGKCEQLSSGTSAVYSPRLSPDQCRIVYLECSVYGAHMQCSKLCMYDWYTKKTSVVVDVVSRPREDGFTGIYSSQLSPRCWSADSQRVIVASPQRSRKNLLVVDINTGSITSLTAKSDIGNWCLLNIERDLMVVSCSSPNFPPSLRVGFLPGRDSQDEVVWVHLEESQSMPEIDWQIMTFTPPPEQENSQYPGLDFEGLLLKPKEVKGDTKLPLIVIPHGGPHTVIVAEWLLSPSVLCRMGFAVLQVNYRGSLGYGQDSILSLLGNVGAQDVKDVQFAAESVLRSSEFDVQKVAVSGGSHGGFLACHLIGQYPEFYKACVARNPVVNLASMIGSTDIPDWCMVEAGYDYSPDRLPDPAVWEQMLNKSPIKYIPQVKTPVLLTLGEDDKRVPNKQGIEYYKALKAKQIPVRLLWYPGNNHSLSKVDAESDGFMNIALWIIQHLNL